From the genome of Acetomicrobium thermoterrenum DSM 13490, one region includes:
- the pyrR gene encoding bifunctional pyr operon transcriptional regulator/uracil phosphoribosyltransferase PyrR, with amino-acid sequence MKVKAVVMDEKEMDLTIRRIAHEVLEKLGGTDEAVLVGIQRRGVYLSHRIRDVIKSSGYKELPCGELDITFYRDDLSLMADHPMVHSTTMPVDITGKDIVLVDDVLFTGRTVRAALDALMDMGRPRRVLLAVLVDRGHRELPIHPDVVGRVVPTSRDEVVEVYVRELDDKDGIVIAEKE; translated from the coding sequence GTGAAAGTCAAGGCTGTAGTGATGGACGAGAAGGAAATGGATCTTACGATAAGAAGGATAGCCCATGAAGTTTTGGAGAAACTTGGCGGCACTGACGAAGCAGTCCTGGTGGGGATCCAAAGAAGAGGGGTATATCTTTCCCACAGGATCAGGGACGTCATTAAGTCCTCGGGTTATAAGGAACTTCCCTGCGGAGAGCTGGATATAACCTTTTACAGGGATGATCTTTCGTTAATGGCCGATCATCCGATGGTGCACAGCACGACCATGCCCGTGGACATAACGGGCAAGGATATAGTGCTGGTTGACGATGTTCTTTTCACGGGAAGGACGGTGAGAGCTGCCCTTGATGCCTTGATGGATATGGGAAGACCGAGGAGGGTTTTGCTGGCCGTTTTAGTGGACCGTGGGCATAGAGAGCTTCCCATTCATCCCGATGTGGTAGGAAGGGTTGTTCCCACTTCAAGGGATGAAGTCGTAGAAGTTTACGTCAGGGAGCTCGACGACAAGGACGGTATAGTCATAGCGGAGAAGGAGTAG
- the fabF gene encoding beta-ketoacyl-ACP synthase II has protein sequence MRRVVITGVGVVSPIGNSKDEFWKALEEGKNGVGYITLFDASDYPVRIAAEVKDFDSGQWLEKKEARKTDRVIHFAVAASDMAIKDSALDLSMEDPTRVGVYLGSGEGGIGTSFQNIKALIEKGPNKISPFFIPMMISNMPAAYVAIRCNAKGPSLCAVTACATATHTIGEAIYAIRRGEADVILAGGAEAAITPVGVAGFAAMKALSSRNDDPEHASRPFDADRDGFVLGEGAGVLVLEELEHAKKRNAKIYGELVGYGNTTDAYHITAPDPDGAGAVRAMKMAIAMAGWDPAEVELINAHGTSTPLNDTMEAKAIRALFGEHTDDILVHSTKSMVGHGLGAAGVLELIALLMALEKGVVHPTINLEKLDEECPINVVGKSPVYKKISRALSNNFGFGGHNAVLAIQRYEG, from the coding sequence TTGAGAAGAGTGGTGATAACTGGGGTTGGCGTCGTAAGTCCTATCGGAAACAGTAAAGATGAATTCTGGAAGGCCCTTGAGGAGGGTAAAAACGGCGTGGGATATATCACGCTTTTCGACGCCTCCGATTATCCTGTAAGAATAGCTGCCGAAGTGAAGGATTTCGATTCGGGACAGTGGCTTGAAAAAAAGGAAGCCAGAAAAACCGACAGGGTCATACATTTTGCCGTCGCCGCTTCGGATATGGCAATCAAAGACAGCGCTTTGGATTTGAGCATGGAGGATCCGACGAGGGTTGGGGTTTACTTGGGGAGCGGCGAAGGTGGTATAGGAACGAGTTTTCAAAACATCAAGGCCTTGATAGAAAAAGGCCCTAACAAGATTAGCCCCTTTTTCATTCCCATGATGATAAGCAATATGCCCGCAGCTTACGTGGCAATAAGATGCAACGCCAAGGGCCCAAGCCTATGTGCCGTAACAGCCTGCGCCACTGCAACGCATACTATAGGTGAGGCCATATATGCCATTAGGAGGGGAGAAGCCGACGTAATCCTTGCAGGAGGTGCGGAAGCTGCCATTACGCCCGTCGGCGTGGCTGGTTTTGCAGCCATGAAGGCACTGTCTTCCAGGAACGATGACCCCGAGCACGCATCGCGTCCCTTCGATGCAGACCGGGACGGTTTCGTTTTGGGCGAAGGTGCGGGAGTGCTTGTCCTGGAGGAGCTTGAACACGCAAAAAAGAGGAACGCCAAGATATACGGAGAACTTGTAGGTTACGGAAATACCACCGACGCCTATCATATTACCGCTCCGGATCCCGATGGAGCGGGAGCGGTCAGGGCTATGAAGATGGCTATAGCCATGGCGGGTTGGGATCCTGCGGAGGTTGAGCTTATAAATGCCCACGGCACATCCACGCCTTTAAACGATACGATGGAGGCCAAAGCGATCAGAGCCCTTTTCGGGGAGCACACAGATGATATTTTGGTCCATTCCACAAAATCAATGGTGGGACACGGCTTGGGTGCGGCAGGTGTCCTCGAGTTAATCGCTCTGCTGATGGCCCTGGAAAAAGGCGTCGTCCATCCAACCATCAACCTTGAAAAACTTGACGAAGAATGCCCCATCAATGTCGTGGGAAAATCTCCAGTATACAAGAAGATCAGTCGAGCTTTGTCGAACAATTTCGGCTTCGGGGGGCATAATGCCGTTTTGGCAATACAACGTTATGAAGGTTAA
- the acpP gene encoding acyl carrier protein, giving the protein MRLEEIQEKLKQIVMDRLDVDEDQITMEASFVEDLGADSLDIVELIMGIEEEFDIEIPDEDAEKLTTVGGALEYIKTKLGVEE; this is encoded by the coding sequence ATGAGATTGGAAGAAATCCAGGAAAAACTCAAACAAATAGTAATGGACAGATTAGATGTCGATGAGGATCAGATCACGATGGAAGCCTCCTTCGTGGAGGATTTGGGTGCCGATTCGCTCGATATCGTTGAACTCATCATGGGCATCGAAGAGGAGTTCGATATCGAGATCCCCGACGAAGACGCAGAAAAGCTTACTACCGTCGGAGGAGCATTGGAGTACATTAAGACCAAACTTGGTGTAGAAGAGTAA
- the fabG gene encoding 3-oxoacyl-[acyl-carrier-protein] reductase, giving the protein MTSVCKVVLITGASRGIGRAIALKMGSLGYAVALNCRSSAEQAEEVASEIRKMNSEARVFLADVGDAKSVKGMFEAIKRDLGPVSILVNNAGVVRDNILLRMKDEEWDDVLRADLTSAFYCTREALRDMAKARWGRIVYVSSVVGLMGNAGQSNYAAAKAGLVGFAKSVAREYGPRGVTANVVAPGFIETDMTQKLGDQYREQFLSRVPLGRAGRPEDVANLVAFLVSDDAEYITGQVIAVDGGMVMH; this is encoded by the coding sequence ATGACTTCGGTTTGTAAGGTGGTCTTAATAACAGGTGCCAGCAGGGGCATAGGAAGGGCTATTGCACTGAAGATGGGAAGTCTGGGCTATGCCGTTGCATTAAACTGCAGATCCTCGGCAGAACAGGCCGAGGAGGTAGCATCTGAGATAAGAAAGATGAATTCCGAGGCGAGAGTTTTCCTTGCCGACGTAGGGGATGCCAAAAGCGTCAAAGGGATGTTTGAGGCCATCAAAAGGGATCTGGGACCTGTCTCCATCCTGGTCAACAATGCCGGAGTCGTAAGGGACAACATTTTGCTTCGCATGAAGGACGAAGAATGGGATGATGTGTTAAGGGCAGATCTTACCTCTGCTTTCTACTGTACGAGGGAAGCTCTGCGGGATATGGCGAAGGCGAGATGGGGAAGGATAGTATACGTGAGTTCTGTAGTGGGCCTGATGGGAAACGCAGGTCAGTCCAATTACGCTGCAGCCAAGGCCGGGTTGGTGGGTTTTGCCAAAAGCGTTGCCAGGGAGTACGGCCCCAGAGGGGTAACGGCAAACGTGGTAGCGCCGGGGTTCATAGAGACGGATATGACTCAAAAGCTGGGAGACCAATATAGAGAGCAGTTTTTGAGCCGTGTGCCCCTCGGTCGGGCCGGCAGACCGGAGGATGTTGCGAACTTGGTGGCCTTTTTGGTCTCCGATGATGCCGAATACATCACCGGACAGGTCATAGCTGTAGATGGCGGAATGGTCATGCATTAG